Proteins from a genomic interval of Alosa alosa isolate M-15738 ecotype Scorff River chromosome 8, AALO_Geno_1.1, whole genome shotgun sequence:
- the ppil6 gene encoding probable inactive peptidyl-prolyl cis-trans isomerase-like 6 isoform X1 has protein sequence MASKQLVEVVGLMKEHNFQIAKSIAEGLKQKFPSSFADPTIYPLLECDWHTYLNNKKMELRGEVWQFDAPLMVYLSGRLIGDEKELARWAHEVWGFTLHRPHALNLALAEDYYTNHLRDTGHMFVYMDVEIRGVVAGRLLFELFCDICPKTCANFRALCTGEKGLSDSDLMLAYKGSLIHRVVPNGWIQGGDINPAGKGNGGESIYGPTFEDESFAVSHNKRGVLGMANQGPHSNGSQFYVTLQSAPWMDRKYVAFGQLVEGTEVLKSLEDVPTQNERPKVDCRVKDCGEFQL, from the exons ATGGCTTCCAAGCAGCTTGTAGAGGTTGTTGGTCTTATGAAAGAGCATAATTTTCAAATTGCGAAGAGCATTGCTGAG GGATTGAAACAGAAGTTTCCATCTTCATTCGCAGATCCGACCATTTATCCGCTGCTAGAGTGCGATTGGCATACATATTTAAACAACAAGAAAATG GAGCTAAGAGGAGAGGTATGGCAGTTCGATGCTCCCCTAATGGTATACCTCAGTGGCCGGTTGATTGGAGACGAAAAGGAGTTAGCTCGGTGGGCACACGAGGTCTGGGGGTTCACCCTCCACCGACCCCATGCGCTGAACCTGGCCCTTGCTGAGGACTACTACACCAACCACCTGCGTGATACGGGG CACATGTTTGTGTACATGGATGTGGAGATCAGAGGAGTGGTTGCTGGGCGACTATTATTTGAG CTGTTTTGTGATATATGTCCTAAAACGTGTGCAAATTTCCGAGCTCTGTGCACAGGAGAGAAGGGTCTATCTGACAGCGACCTCATGCTCGCCTACAAAGGCTCCTTAATTCACAGAGTTGTACCTAACGGATGGATCCAGGGAGGAG ACATCAACCCTGCTGGGAAAGGCAATGGTGGAGAGTCCATTTATGGCCCAACATTTGAAG ATGAGAGCTTTGCTGTATCACACAACAAAAGAGGCGTTCTGGGAATGGCCAACCAGGGTCCCCATAGCAACGGATCACAGTTCTATGTCACCCTGCAGTCGGCACCGTGGATGGATAGGAAATACGTGGCATTTGG GCAACTGGTTGAGGGCACTGAGGTACTCAAGAGTCTGGAGGACGTGCCCACCCAGAACGAGAGACCCAAAGTGGACTGTAGAGTGAAGGACTGTGGAGAGTTCCAGCTATga
- the ppil6 gene encoding probable inactive peptidyl-prolyl cis-trans isomerase-like 6 isoform X2, producing MELRGEVWQFDAPLMVYLSGRLIGDEKELARWAHEVWGFTLHRPHALNLALAEDYYTNHLRDTGHMFVYMDVEIRGVVAGRLLFELFCDICPKTCANFRALCTGEKGLSDSDLMLAYKGSLIHRVVPNGWIQGGDINPAGKGNGGESIYGPTFEDESFAVSHNKRGVLGMANQGPHSNGSQFYVTLQSAPWMDRKYVAFGQLVEGTEVLKSLEDVPTQNERPKVDCRVKDCGEFQL from the exons ATG GAGCTAAGAGGAGAGGTATGGCAGTTCGATGCTCCCCTAATGGTATACCTCAGTGGCCGGTTGATTGGAGACGAAAAGGAGTTAGCTCGGTGGGCACACGAGGTCTGGGGGTTCACCCTCCACCGACCCCATGCGCTGAACCTGGCCCTTGCTGAGGACTACTACACCAACCACCTGCGTGATACGGGG CACATGTTTGTGTACATGGATGTGGAGATCAGAGGAGTGGTTGCTGGGCGACTATTATTTGAG CTGTTTTGTGATATATGTCCTAAAACGTGTGCAAATTTCCGAGCTCTGTGCACAGGAGAGAAGGGTCTATCTGACAGCGACCTCATGCTCGCCTACAAAGGCTCCTTAATTCACAGAGTTGTACCTAACGGATGGATCCAGGGAGGAG ACATCAACCCTGCTGGGAAAGGCAATGGTGGAGAGTCCATTTATGGCCCAACATTTGAAG ATGAGAGCTTTGCTGTATCACACAACAAAAGAGGCGTTCTGGGAATGGCCAACCAGGGTCCCCATAGCAACGGATCACAGTTCTATGTCACCCTGCAGTCGGCACCGTGGATGGATAGGAAATACGTGGCATTTGG GCAACTGGTTGAGGGCACTGAGGTACTCAAGAGTCTGGAGGACGTGCCCACCCAGAACGAGAGACCCAAAGTGGACTGTAGAGTGAAGGACTGTGGAGAGTTCCAGCTATga
- the cd164 gene encoding sialomucin core protein 24 isoform X1: MYWRLFHVTLFLVVFAGTTYAQSECSTILMCDECYNASKDCSWLECGEAKPQCVNETTTNTTNCLNATCAASAPTGVATTPASLPTAEPTAEPTATNITNSTVEPTSESMNTTTAHPPAPTTHDSNTTVPSSAASNVTVTTVAPSPSKSSTFDAASFIGGIVLVVGLQAVIFFVYKFCKSKDRNYHTL, from the exons ATGTACTGGAGACTTTTTCATGTGACATTATTTCTTGTCGTCTTCGCAGGAACGACATACGCGCAATCTG AATGTTCCACAATACTGATGTGTGACGAGTGCTATAACGCCAGTAAAGACTGCAGCTGGCTGGAGTGCGGAG AAGCAAAACCCCAGTGTGTGAACGAGAcgaccaccaacaccaccaactGCTTAAATGCTACTTGTGCAG CCTCAGCACCAACAGGTGTGGCCACGACCCCCGCCTCCCTCCCCACTGCTGAGCCCACTGCCGAGCCCACTGCCACTAACATCACCAACTCTACTGTCGAGCCCacctcag AATCTATGaacacaacaacagcacacCCTCCTGCCCCCACCACCCACGACTCCAACACCACAGTCCCCAGCTCTGCAGCCTCCA ACGTAACCGTGACAACCGTGGCTCCGTCCCCCTCCAAGTCGTCGACGTTTGACGCGGCCAGCTTCATCGGGGGCATCGTGCTGGTGGTGGGCCTGCAGGCGGTCATCTTCTTCGTCTACAAGTTTTGCAAGTCCAAGGACCGCAACTACCACAccttgtaa
- the cd164 gene encoding sialomucin core protein 24 isoform X2 gives MCDECYNASKDCSWLECGEAKPQCVNETTTNTTNCLNATCAASAPTGVATTPASLPTAEPTAEPTATNITNSTVEPTSESMNTTTAHPPAPTTHDSNTTVPSSAASNVTVTTVAPSPSKSSTFDAASFIGGIVLVVGLQAVIFFVYKFCKSKDRNYHTL, from the exons ATGTGTGACGAGTGCTATAACGCCAGTAAAGACTGCAGCTGGCTGGAGTGCGGAG AAGCAAAACCCCAGTGTGTGAACGAGAcgaccaccaacaccaccaactGCTTAAATGCTACTTGTGCAG CCTCAGCACCAACAGGTGTGGCCACGACCCCCGCCTCCCTCCCCACTGCTGAGCCCACTGCCGAGCCCACTGCCACTAACATCACCAACTCTACTGTCGAGCCCacctcag AATCTATGaacacaacaacagcacacCCTCCTGCCCCCACCACCCACGACTCCAACACCACAGTCCCCAGCTCTGCAGCCTCCA ACGTAACCGTGACAACCGTGGCTCCGTCCCCCTCCAAGTCGTCGACGTTTGACGCGGCCAGCTTCATCGGGGGCATCGTGCTGGTGGTGGGCCTGCAGGCGGTCATCTTCTTCGTCTACAAGTTTTGCAAGTCCAAGGACCGCAACTACCACAccttgtaa